A window of Corallococcus macrosporus DSM 14697 contains these coding sequences:
- a CDS encoding TIGR02269 family lipoprotein, translating to MRAHPGLALLLLVAFGLGCATTAKTPIQRGVHAAEDECSAPHEDGCVNLLCDGDACGFYRCEDLLGEVELARFPPARPPVAAAAPGRGPRRNWGAGQQLPRGAVMVFPNRNGGASRVIPPSHRLTPGRWEKHHIFPQAEDLARWFEGQGMKIHSYTMPIPRDVHRRIHGPHGNGGAWNKAWRDFRDRNRNASAEEIFKHAGELIHRFDLIGGPIQPHYSRPDA from the coding sequence ATGCGTGCCCATCCTGGCTTGGCCCTTTTGCTGCTTGTCGCGTTTGGGTTGGGCTGCGCTACCACCGCAAAAACTCCCATTCAGCGAGGCGTTCACGCTGCGGAAGATGAGTGTTCCGCTCCGCATGAGGACGGTTGCGTCAATCTCCTTTGCGACGGAGATGCATGTGGTTTCTACCGCTGCGAGGACCTTCTCGGTGAAGTGGAGTTGGCGCGCTTTCCTCCCGCGCGGCCGCCCGTGGCCGCGGCAGCACCCGGCCGCGGTCCTCGGAGAAATTGGGGGGCCGGGCAGCAGCTTCCACGCGGGGCTGTCATGGTCTTCCCCAACCGGAATGGTGGTGCCTCGCGTGTCATCCCACCGTCGCACCGTCTAACGCCCGGACGCTGGGAGAAGCACCACATCTTCCCGCAGGCAGAGGACCTGGCGCGATGGTTCGAAGGACAGGGCATGAAAATCCACAGCTACACCATGCCCATTCCTCGTGACGTGCACCGGCGGATTCACGGGCCTCACGGCAACGGTGGCGCGTGGAACAAGGCCTGGCGTGACTTCAGGGACCGGAACCGGAACGCGAGCGCAGAGGAGATTTTCAAGCATGCGGGAGAGTTGATCCACCGCTTCGACCTCATCGGAGGGCCCATCCAGCCCCACTATTCGCGCCCAGACGCGTAA
- a CDS encoding DUF1990 family protein produces MHTDANQSGELQLPEAGAGPLLQRDYWAVIQNCRVSPQELMRWVAVRFAEFAPTELCVFEHRHKHREGQPLELDDELTVKIQGAGTFAVRVIHRDAQSFTLGTLHGHPEAGRITFGAYRNSRGDVIFHIRSRARSGSTFHYLGFVTAGDAMQTNTWTEFVLRAALTAGAGVLGVIHADTTELEDEPPGGDTVHGPTFVARGE; encoded by the coding sequence ATGCACACAGACGCCAACCAATCAGGCGAGCTTCAGCTCCCCGAAGCGGGCGCGGGCCCCCTGCTCCAACGCGACTACTGGGCCGTCATCCAAAACTGTCGCGTCTCCCCCCAGGAGCTCATGCGCTGGGTGGCCGTGCGCTTCGCCGAGTTCGCGCCCACCGAGCTGTGCGTCTTCGAGCACCGGCACAAGCACCGCGAAGGCCAGCCGCTGGAGCTGGACGACGAGCTGACGGTGAAGATTCAAGGCGCGGGCACCTTCGCCGTGCGCGTCATCCACCGGGATGCGCAGAGCTTCACGCTGGGCACGCTCCACGGGCACCCGGAGGCGGGGCGCATCACCTTCGGCGCTTACCGGAACAGCCGCGGCGATGTCATCTTCCACATCCGCAGCCGGGCGCGCTCCGGCTCGACGTTCCACTACCTCGGCTTCGTCACCGCCGGAGACGCCATGCAGACCAACACCTGGACCGAGTTCGTCCTGCGCGCCGCGCTGACGGCCGGCGCCGGGGTGCTGGGCGTCATCCACGCGGACACCACCGAGCTGGAGGACGAACCGCCCGGGGGCGACACCGTCCACGGGCCCACCTTCGTGGCGCGGGGAGAATGA
- a CDS encoding DUF1990 family protein, translated as MTTMIEWRWFSGWTDEEMVPRLARARTLERNFPEVSGEMTLDAGWSQVHSQSVLGHEAPGRPVPGGLFERAQQVLETFDFSDPRIVAWHFSAQEPLHGRTVLLELRSLGQQLRYLCGARVGGTRKEHGEVCSVFGFSFETLQGHIEAGREWFLLRKDHETGAVRFHIEAAWRPGQFPNWWSRLGFMMVAPRYQRAWHRLTHVRLRELVLKHPELIGEHVRSGQLEHSGHALKTAPVQFYAQRAPGRRETQLEEEIEAMNRGHSLTALGLGILAGMRSMSAPTLASRWLNRTQPGSEDRLARILAHPWTPRVLGLLTVGELIGDKLPMTPSRVTVVPLTGRMLTGALAAAAVATEQQRGRRLAAAALGALAALASSWAFYSLRRTATKKLGVPDAAVALTEDALLAGLASRLLPITEHPSGQGAPSPV; from the coding sequence ATGACGACGATGATTGAGTGGCGCTGGTTCTCCGGCTGGACGGATGAGGAAATGGTGCCCCGGCTGGCCAGGGCCCGGACGCTGGAGCGCAACTTCCCGGAGGTCTCCGGGGAGATGACGCTGGACGCGGGCTGGAGCCAGGTCCACTCCCAGAGCGTGCTCGGCCACGAGGCCCCGGGCCGCCCCGTGCCGGGTGGCCTCTTCGAGCGCGCCCAGCAGGTGCTGGAGACCTTCGACTTCTCGGACCCGCGCATCGTCGCCTGGCACTTCTCCGCCCAGGAGCCGCTGCACGGCCGCACGGTGCTGCTGGAGCTGCGCTCGCTGGGGCAGCAGCTCCGCTACCTGTGCGGCGCGCGCGTGGGCGGCACGCGCAAGGAGCACGGCGAGGTGTGCAGCGTCTTCGGCTTCAGCTTCGAGACGCTGCAAGGCCACATCGAGGCCGGGCGCGAGTGGTTCCTGCTGCGCAAGGACCATGAGACGGGCGCGGTGCGCTTCCACATCGAGGCGGCCTGGCGCCCCGGCCAGTTCCCCAACTGGTGGAGCCGGCTGGGCTTCATGATGGTGGCGCCCCGCTACCAGCGCGCGTGGCACCGGCTGACGCACGTGAGGCTGCGTGAGCTGGTGCTGAAGCACCCGGAGCTCATCGGAGAACATGTGCGCAGCGGCCAGTTGGAGCACTCGGGCCACGCGCTGAAGACAGCCCCGGTCCAGTTCTACGCGCAGCGGGCGCCAGGGCGGCGAGAAACGCAGTTGGAGGAGGAGATAGAGGCCATGAATCGAGGACACAGTCTGACGGCCCTGGGGCTGGGCATCCTGGCGGGGATGCGGAGCATGAGCGCGCCGACGCTCGCGAGCCGCTGGCTGAACAGGACTCAACCCGGCAGCGAGGACCGGCTCGCCAGAATCCTGGCGCACCCCTGGACGCCGCGCGTGCTGGGCCTGCTCACCGTGGGTGAGCTCATCGGCGACAAGCTGCCCATGACGCCCTCGCGCGTCACCGTCGTGCCCCTGACGGGCCGGATGCTCACGGGCGCGCTGGCCGCGGCCGCGGTGGCGACGGAGCAGCAGCGCGGCAGGCGGCTCGCGGCGGCGGCCCTGGGCGCGCTGGCGGCGCTGGCGTCGAGCTGGGCCTTCTATTCACTGCGGCGCACCGCCACGAAGAAGCTGGGCGTGCCCGACGCGGCCGTGGCGCTGACGGAGGACGCGCTCCTCGCGGGGCTGGCCTCGCGGCTGCTGCCCATCACCGAGCACCCATCCGGACAGGGCGCCCCGTCACCCGTGTGA
- a CDS encoding DUF6603 domain-containing protein, whose amino-acid sequence MATFQIKSLKDLTKKEALAALQGDGVEFPFTTKDGPTTLLLKATKPDEAGTLPVSADCTGLTLARVADLGQLVTGVDFDVLRGVPLSDALGLQRIALVIDTKQQQLTSLTVSLQSQAPWELVPGLFTLKKLNASFELSSPFDASRKLSCTLSELLDFKGLALDGKQQLPSLRATADLPANETPDLGQLLARVLPDAPLSSLPTLTLDTLHVEADPASKSYSLEGHLKGSWSFLDKVITLNDLKLDLSGTGTDMPDGGIQADLTLAGVPLKGAVRLPRGGSSWRFTGQPASSSSGSSKPKLDADALFQELSHLFQTQLPTFQKRLVVEALKTVADLRQPHTVSLAFGVDGAGTLAFDLNLQHDRFGKTVLSSFQAADSASRDLKDLLGGVSPDLAQAVPAGMTVQLTDAHFAAVQPQGPYKLLFGVDLGGGLNLAKLPLVGGFIPAGQEVRLAYQVQAASQAFDEDDMKALAELFTQQKVTLLPSPVAQGLSFHGTLTLGDKKLSLDLPVKLDKDTGQVVPDEGGPSTFASTAGAVKWFQTQKAFGPIHIERVGLKYADKQVEVLLDASMSVAGLSLGLSGMGVSSPLTALSPTFHLDGLSLDFSQGPVEIGGALLRKEVTDNEGTYDTYNGAAAVALRLQDTSLALQAIGAYADYHGAPSLFLYASLEVPLGGPPFLEVKGISAGFGFNRSLTIPAVDQIATFPLVEQVIKGDLPDVGKTKDQAGLLLQQLDSLSTYIQPRAGAGFIAVGLKFSSFEMLNCFALLTVELGDRFEVDLLGVADLVVPKDVPGEKRVDPLAEVQLLLEARVAPEEGFVGVIAELAPSSYVLSRACHLTGGFALYTWFAGAHAGDFVVTLGGYHPRFPVPSHYPQVPRLGLNWRIDGNTLLKGDGYFALCSHALMAGGHAELSYHKGSVHASIKANVDFLMSWKPFAYDLQLGLDVRASVGILGPVDVNVDVHLWGPDFGGKARIHVVCVHITVAFGDSASRGPQALDWSGFQQSFLPPKEEDRTSITLSSGLSRQVDFEGQPLWVVNPKQFELATGAFFPSKQAFAGSTSLDTDGAFRDFGVRTMAVPADDLQTTQRITITREEVSVEDAFQFAPLQKKAPASLWGAPDTVPNKPDQLRPPRPDEPRFTADPSTGKNPLSGYRIQPTKPPAARETAAIPTRMLRYETEQVPDAYAWSGVPAFQPGVNGDAESRTAITQTLASNTRRNQLLEALGFQPDRDVQLDASGVAQSFVIAPQVQ is encoded by the coding sequence ATGGCGACCTTCCAGATCAAGAGCCTCAAGGACCTCACGAAGAAGGAGGCCCTGGCGGCATTGCAGGGCGACGGCGTCGAGTTCCCCTTCACCACGAAGGACGGACCGACGACGCTCCTGCTGAAGGCGACGAAGCCCGATGAGGCCGGCACGCTGCCCGTGAGCGCGGACTGCACGGGCCTGACGCTCGCCCGCGTGGCGGACCTGGGCCAGCTCGTCACGGGCGTGGACTTCGACGTCCTGCGCGGCGTGCCCCTCTCCGATGCCCTGGGGCTCCAGCGCATCGCCCTGGTCATCGACACGAAGCAGCAGCAGCTCACCTCCCTGACGGTATCGCTGCAATCCCAGGCGCCCTGGGAGCTGGTCCCCGGCCTCTTCACCTTGAAGAAGCTGAACGCATCCTTCGAGCTCTCCTCGCCCTTCGACGCCAGCCGCAAGCTGTCCTGCACGCTCTCCGAGCTGCTCGACTTCAAGGGCCTGGCGTTGGACGGAAAGCAGCAGCTCCCCTCGCTGCGCGCCACCGCGGACCTGCCCGCCAACGAGACACCGGACCTGGGACAGCTCCTCGCCCGCGTGCTGCCGGACGCGCCGCTCTCCTCCCTGCCCACCCTCACGCTCGACACCTTGCACGTGGAGGCGGACCCCGCGTCCAAGAGCTACAGCCTCGAAGGGCACCTCAAGGGGAGCTGGTCCTTCCTCGACAAGGTCATCACCCTCAACGACTTGAAGCTGGACCTCTCCGGCACCGGGACGGACATGCCGGACGGCGGCATCCAGGCGGACCTCACGCTCGCCGGAGTCCCGCTGAAGGGCGCGGTGAGGCTCCCCCGAGGCGGGTCGAGCTGGCGCTTCACCGGACAGCCCGCGTCGTCTTCCTCCGGCTCCAGCAAGCCGAAGCTCGACGCGGACGCGCTCTTCCAGGAACTCTCCCATCTGTTCCAGACGCAGCTCCCCACGTTCCAGAAGCGCCTCGTCGTGGAGGCCCTCAAGACGGTGGCGGACCTGCGCCAGCCGCACACCGTCTCGCTCGCCTTCGGCGTGGACGGCGCGGGCACGCTCGCGTTCGACCTGAACCTCCAGCACGACCGCTTCGGCAAGACGGTGCTCTCCAGCTTCCAGGCCGCGGACAGCGCGTCGCGCGACCTCAAGGACCTGCTCGGCGGCGTCTCCCCGGACCTGGCCCAGGCCGTCCCCGCCGGCATGACGGTGCAGCTCACGGACGCGCACTTCGCCGCCGTCCAGCCCCAGGGCCCGTACAAGCTGCTCTTCGGCGTGGACCTGGGCGGCGGGCTGAACCTGGCGAAGCTGCCGCTTGTGGGCGGCTTCATCCCGGCCGGTCAGGAGGTCCGCCTGGCCTACCAGGTCCAGGCCGCCTCGCAGGCCTTCGACGAAGACGACATGAAGGCGCTGGCGGAGCTCTTCACCCAGCAGAAGGTGACGCTGCTGCCCTCCCCCGTGGCGCAGGGCCTGTCGTTCCACGGTACGCTCACCCTGGGCGACAAGAAGCTGTCACTGGACCTGCCCGTCAAGCTCGACAAGGACACCGGCCAGGTCGTCCCCGACGAGGGCGGCCCCAGCACCTTCGCCAGCACGGCGGGCGCCGTGAAGTGGTTCCAGACGCAGAAGGCCTTCGGCCCCATCCACATCGAACGCGTGGGCCTGAAGTACGCGGACAAGCAGGTCGAGGTCCTGCTGGACGCCTCCATGAGCGTCGCCGGCCTGTCGCTGGGGCTCTCGGGGATGGGCGTCAGCTCTCCCCTGACGGCGCTGAGCCCCACGTTCCACCTGGACGGGCTGAGCCTGGACTTCAGCCAGGGCCCGGTGGAGATCGGCGGCGCGCTGCTGCGCAAGGAAGTGACGGACAACGAAGGGACGTACGACACCTACAACGGCGCCGCCGCCGTGGCGCTGCGGCTCCAGGACACGTCCCTGGCGCTCCAGGCCATCGGCGCGTACGCCGACTACCACGGCGCCCCGTCCCTCTTCCTCTACGCCTCGCTCGAAGTTCCCCTGGGCGGGCCGCCCTTCCTGGAGGTGAAGGGCATCTCCGCGGGCTTCGGCTTCAACCGCTCGCTGACGATTCCGGCCGTCGACCAGATTGCCACCTTCCCCCTGGTGGAGCAGGTCATCAAGGGCGACCTGCCCGACGTCGGCAAGACGAAGGACCAGGCCGGTCTGCTGCTCCAGCAGCTCGACAGCCTGTCCACGTACATCCAGCCCCGCGCCGGCGCCGGCTTCATCGCGGTGGGGCTCAAGTTCAGCTCCTTCGAGATGCTGAACTGCTTCGCGCTGCTCACCGTGGAGCTGGGTGACCGCTTCGAGGTGGACCTGCTGGGCGTGGCGGACCTCGTCGTCCCCAAGGACGTGCCGGGTGAGAAGCGGGTGGACCCGCTGGCCGAGGTGCAGCTCCTGCTGGAGGCGCGCGTCGCGCCGGAGGAGGGCTTCGTCGGCGTCATCGCCGAGCTGGCGCCGTCCTCCTACGTGCTGTCGCGCGCGTGCCACCTGACGGGCGGCTTCGCGCTCTACACGTGGTTCGCTGGCGCCCATGCCGGGGACTTCGTCGTCACCCTGGGCGGCTACCACCCGCGCTTCCCGGTGCCGTCGCACTACCCGCAGGTGCCTCGCCTGGGCCTCAACTGGCGCATCGACGGCAACACGCTGCTCAAGGGCGACGGCTACTTCGCCCTGTGCTCACACGCGCTGATGGCCGGAGGCCACGCGGAGCTGAGCTACCACAAGGGCAGCGTCCACGCTTCCATCAAGGCGAACGTGGACTTCCTGATGTCGTGGAAGCCCTTCGCCTACGACCTCCAGCTCGGCCTGGACGTGCGCGCCAGCGTGGGCATCCTCGGTCCGGTGGATGTGAATGTGGACGTCCACCTCTGGGGCCCGGACTTCGGGGGCAAGGCGCGCATCCACGTCGTCTGCGTCCACATCACCGTCGCCTTCGGTGACTCCGCCTCCCGCGGGCCGCAGGCGCTCGACTGGAGCGGCTTCCAGCAGTCCTTCCTTCCACCCAAGGAGGAGGACCGCACCAGCATCACGCTGTCCAGCGGCCTGTCGCGGCAGGTGGACTTCGAGGGCCAGCCGCTGTGGGTGGTGAATCCGAAGCAGTTCGAGCTCGCCACCGGCGCGTTCTTCCCATCGAAGCAGGCCTTCGCGGGCTCGACCTCCCTCGACACGGACGGCGCGTTCCGCGACTTCGGCGTCCGCACCATGGCGGTGCCGGCGGACGACCTCCAGACGACCCAGCGCATCACCATCACGCGCGAAGAGGTCTCCGTGGAGGACGCGTTCCAGTTCGCGCCCCTCCAGAAGAAGGCCCCCGCGTCGCTCTGGGGAGCCCCCGACACCGTCCCGAACAAGCCGGACCAGCTCCGTCCCCCTCGCCCGGATGAGCCCCGCTTCACCGCCGACCCGAGCACCGGCAAGAACCCGCTGAGCGGCTACCGCATCCAGCCCACGAAGCCGCCCGCCGCGAGGGAGACGGCCGCCATCCCTACCCGGATGCTCCGCTATGAAACGGAGCAGGTGCCGGACGCCTATGCCTGGTCGGGCGTCCCCGCCTTCCAGCCCGGCGTGAACGGCGACGCCGAGAGCCGGACCGCCATCACCCAGACGCTGGCGTCGAACACGCGCAGAAATCAGCTCCTGGAAGCGCTCGGCTTCCAGCCGGACCGCGACGTCCAGCTCGACGCGAGCGGCGTCGCCCAGTCCTTCGTCATCGCCCCGCAGGTGCAGTGA